The sequence AGCACCTAGCAACGCACAACTAATTTTACTAATTGTTTTCATTTTCTAATTTTCTGCTTTCCAAATATTTTTCTTTGCACTTGTCTGAAAAGTGATAATCTTAACCTTAGGAACTTTTCATAAGTGCTTGTGCTTTTGAGACTCTGATTGATTTGCGCATACAACTAGAGTCACCTTATTATATATAAATCAGTTTGCATGAGCAAACCACTCTATACCGAAATATTTACATTATATTGGGACTAATTCCCACATATATGTCTATCTCTGTATTTTTCGGATTGAACATATTTTTCTTTAATTTCTAACATATTACTCCTTCGATATTGTGCAAAAATCATACCGAAACCTTATATTTCATCACAGTCGAACTGCCTATACATATTGGTCTTCGACCTCTACCTTTGTATCCTCATATTTCTATAAGTTTGTCTTTGCGATTATTATAGCTTTCTCTTAAATTATGCGTCAATTAAATTTCTAACAATCGAAAATTACTATCAATAATCGTTCTCGATTTTTTCAAAAAGTGTAATTTTTTCTACCCACCCTTCCTATAATGTCAAACCCAAAAGTATTGATTTTACGGGCTTTTCTTTAAATATTTTCCTCATAAAACAGGGCCGGAAGTATATGACAGTCATTCTATCTTATACTGATAGCTATAAGAGGATACACTTTATAAAGCATCCCTTGAATTGGCTTTATAAAGGCTATAAATTCTCTGTCAACTATGCTTCTTTTTAGGTAGATTCTTTTTTTAACTGCTGCCACTTGCAGAATCTATTAAGATGTGCTATATTGAAGATACAAAAAGGGAAACCGCAAGCGGCTTACCCGGTAAAATAAAAGCTGTTATTTTAAACTGCCGTCATTATTGCGAGTAATGGCGGCTATTTTCGTTTATCCTTGAAAATCTCGTAACAAAGACCTACAAGGGCAACAATGAACATTAATAACTGAATCAGATCAGAATATGTAACATACATCAGCATCGCCCTCCTTTCTTTCGACTGGAGGGTGAATCCCTCCGTAAAAGAGGGTAAGCCGCCCGGCTCTGGTTTCCCATGCCGAAATTATAGCATATTCTTAATTTGCTTTCACTTACCTGCTGCTACATTGAAGTCTTATATTCATCACATAATTCAAATAATCAATAAAATTGTTAAGCGTCTGATTTAATATTTAAATCTTTTTATCAAGGTTTTCTTCAATCTCCTTATATATTCTTTTGATCTCATCAGTGCATTTAGTAATCACCATTCCTTCGATAGTTGCATACATTCCTTTTATACATTCTAAATATGTCAACATTATTATATTTAACTATTGTGCTGCATGAGATGACGCTTCACCTAACCCCAAAATTGTTGGCCCAATTCCAACATCCCCCTTATAAACTCCACGTCTTCCAAATGTTTCTAATGCAGTAGCATGAACTGCTATATTTGCATAATCATAAAACTTCTTCCAATGTGTGCCTTTTCGCTCCCATCCGGAAATAGAGTTGTTCATAATATCCATTATCCTGTTTATTGTTCTCCTATCCGGATTTTCCACATTTAAGACATCTGATGCGATTTGCATATTGCAAGTATAATCGTCCTGTCTTGAATCGAGCCATCTCTGTATCATCCCGATTAGCGGATCATCTTCCTTAAAGTCTTCCTGCAGTTCTTCTACATATTCCTGTAACTTCTTCGGAAGAACTAATGAAAATTTTCCACTCAGATATATTTTATAGGCTTCCGCCCATGCCTGCCTGAACTCATATAGCAAAAGCTCATCATCAACAAATAAACTTTTTGCTATCGGCTCAACTCCACATTCCAATGGTAAGAATCTTCTGTTCCCTGTCTTATCAACTAAAAATTGGGCATCGTTTGTAGTACCAACAAATACACAGGTACGGTATCGCTTTTCACTTTCTCTGGCATACGCTCCGCGGTATTCATCTGATTTAGCTGTAACGAAAGACTTGACGCCCTCTATCGCACTCTTGACTGCAAGCAGTTCATTAAATTCTACAATCAACTTGCCCTGTATCAATTCCGCTGCATCCTTATTTTTGTCTATCGTTTTCAAATTCTCTAAATACCAGTCTTCATTACAACACACTTTCAAGAAAAATGTAGATTTTCCTATGCCTTGGCGCCCAGAAAGAACTAGAACATAATCAAATTTTGTCCCCGGACTAAATGCCCGGCTTATAACTGCAAGCATAACCAGTTTCATACAATGCGCCGAATACTCACTTTTAGCTACGCCAAGATAATCTGTTAAAAGATTTTCTATTCTTGGAACTCCATCCCATACCGTGCTGTTAAGCATATCTATAAACGGATTGAATTTATTTACATCCGCTGCCATTTCCAACGCTGCTAGTATTTTCTTGTCCGAATTTAAAAGGTAATACGTTTCCATATAGTAAATCAAGTATTCATTATCTATATTGGTCCATTCCCTCAATTTCTCTGATTTATTCCACGGTAACGCACCTTCTACGTTCTTCCTGTTTGATAATGTATTGAATTTAATTTTCCCCGACAAGACTGGATCACATCCAAGAACTGTAACGCAATTCTTTCTTGATTGAATCGGTATGTTTTTATCCTTCTGCATATCCAGCATACTAAATACTCTTCCTACCATTTCAATATCTGGTTTGCTACATATTCCCGGGGCAGCCCTCGTCTCTTCTGCTTCTCCGCTTCTTGCTGTTTCTCTTTCTCCCTGCACTCACTCGCCGCCTTTCTGCTTTTGCTTTCATTTTCACATTGTTTCTTGTACCACTTCGCCACATTCTTCATCTGTTGATCATGCTCTTTTTCATACTCATTAACGAAGCGGTTGTAGTATTCTCTAGCCCTGCTACAGCCTAAAAATTCAAGCCGTGTAAGAGCATCTTCGGCAAATCCCGGCCAAGTCAATTCATAGCCATAGATTTTCATAAAGAATGACTTATCAAGTCTCATATCGCAAGATATGCTGTCAAGTAGTTCTCTTCTGCTTGCCATCTACTCACCTACCGTTTTTGTACCGAAAAACCTTTCTTGAAAATACGCCACCGGAACACGGCCACGCGCTATAAGAAATCCTTTTTCCTCAAGTTCACTGTTCATTTGCCGGATATACTGATAGCTTTTGCTCTCAGACACTCCGAGAATCTCTGAAATATCTTTTGCTGTGTATACCTGCTTACTCATTTAATCAACTCCTTTCGCATCTTCCTGATCTGCTCGTCAATGTTCTGCATCTCAGCTGAATATTCAGCTTTCCAACTGCTGCCACTTTGCAGAATCAATTCCGATTTTCGTCTAACTAAGGCTGTGTAGTCTCTGATCTGATTCACTGTCATGATTTCACTCCTTTCAATCACTTCACACGCTGCCCGGCGTATTTTATTCTGTTTCAATAATTTCAGTTACATCAACGCCAAGCGACCGAGCAATCTTGCCGACTGTTTCTGGTCTTGCATCTCCGCCGCCAATAATCCGGCACAATGTGCCTTTTGGGATTCCATCAGCTTCAAGGTCCTTTTGTCCTTTGCACGCTCTCGCTCTCGCAAGTTCGTATTTTTGTCTGTTAATCTTCATCTTTTTATCACCTCTTTCTATATTCATTTTTGAATATATGCATAGTATAATATTCATTTTAGAATATGTTAATGCTTTTTCATAATAAATATTCACTTTTGAATATAAATGTGTTATACTTTAGAATAAGTAGGAGGTACAACATGGGAATAAATGATTTTATACAAATTGGTAGCACTATCAAAGAACTTAGGAAAGCTAAAGGAATTTCGCAAAAAGAAATGTCTAAACTTTTGGATATTCCATATTCTACATACTCAAATTATGAAAATAATAACAGAGAGCCAAGCGCCGACGTAATAAAAAAAGTTTCTGACATCTTGGAAATATCAACAGATAGCTTAATAGAAACAGCGAAAACTAAAAGTAAAACCTTTATAGATGAAATAGATATGTATGTTGAAAAATTCCAAAAAGATATAGCAGAACGTGGTTACAATAGAGAAATGGGAGATATTGAACTATTAAAATATTTTCGGAAATTGAATTATGAAGGGCAAGATAAGGCTATTGACTACACTAAACTACTTTCAGAAAGTCCCAAATACCAAAAAGATTATACTAAAGATAATGGCACTGTGTACGCAGCACACGAACCAACAGACATTGAAAACACCAATAATTCAGAAGAATAAAAGGTGTCAGTATTTGGTGCCCCCTTTGCAAGTGTAGGAAAATCTACGGCAGTAAATAATTTAACACCCATAACCACCGTACCTAAAAGTACGCTTGTAAAAACCGGTGTGTCCAAAATTGGACACTCCACTGTTTATATGACAGATCTAAATTGAGCCGCCGGTTGAACCGTCATCTGAATTTCCGATACTTCAAAGGGTGTAGCGTAACACGACACCTAAACACAGTCACCCAACGCAAAATTGTGTTCGGTACATTGACAATAATATACTTATTAAGGCAGCCGAGAGGGCGGCCATATCATCCGCTTCGAGTCTTAGGAAGGGGATGATAACATGGTTACATATTCGGATTTATTTACGTTTGTAATTATGATATGCGCTATTATTACATTAGTCAGAAATGACGAAGACAGAAAATAGCCGCCCTGCTCTCTGGTAAAGAATTAGGCGGCTATCTCTGATAGTTACTTTTTAATTTTTCGCCGAGGCGGATAGGTTTGAGCTATCTTCTCGACTGTCTTAGTAAGTATATTATAGTCAAAATTATAAAATATGTCAATTATCTTCAACCATTTCACACGCTGCCCGGCTTGAAATGAAAGGAGATAGACACATGCCAACTTACAAAGACGAAAAGACCGGCACATGGTTCGTAAAATGTTACTATACCGATTACATGGGGAATAAGAAACAGAAGAAAAAGAGAGGATTTGCACGTCAGAAAGATGCTAAGGAATGGGAATACAGTTTCCTCAGCTCCCTGCAGTATGATTCAGACACTACTTTCGGGAGTGTCTCTAATGACTTCATAGAGGAAAATACGCCTAGAAGACGAAAGACAACGATTAGAAGCTATAATATTGCCCTTAAGCATATTTTGCCCACATTTAAGGATATACCGCTCTCAGAGATTAATGAGAAGATGATTATCCTGTGGCAAAATGAACTGTTAAACACGGAACTTTCAGAGGTATACATCAATAAAATTGATACCATGTTCCGCACAATATATAAATATGGGGCAAAACGCTGTGGACTACGCTCCAATCCATTTGACGGCATAGAGAAGATTGGAAAAGCAAGCAACAAATCACTGCACTTTTGGACGCATGAACAGTATAATGCGTTCATACCATACATTGAGCAGCCTACTACACGAATGGCTTTTCAAGTGCTTTACTACTGCGGTATTCGTATAGGCGAGTTATTCGCCCTCACAGCCGGAGATATTGACTTAGATGAACAAATCATGCATATTACCAAATCATTGCAGAGAATGGAGCGTCAGGACGTTATAACCCCACCAAAAACGCGCAAAGGAATAAGGGATATAACCTTATCTAATTTTCTTGTGAAAGAACTTGAAAATTACATGTCAATGATATATGATTGTAACGGCGAAACTAGGTTGTTTGAAATTTCCAAGCAATCGCTATATTATCCAATGAAAAAATATTCAGAGATTGCCAGAGTTCCGCGAATACGCATACATGACATAAGACATTCTCACGTTGCCTTGTTGATTGAAAAGGGTGTTTCTCCGCTCGCTATCGCTGAAAGACTCGGGCATGATGATATAAAGATTACGCTCGGAACTTATGGGCATTTATACCCAAATAAACAACGAGAGATTGCGGACCTCTTGAATACTTTATAATAAAATAGTACCGTTTCAGTACCAAGAAGTATTAACAATCCCTCAGCAACCTTGATTTTAAGCCAAAAATATAAAGAGTGTTCGCGACCTTCCACTCGTAAAACAAAACTAAAGGAGAAAACAGAATATGAAAAACAAAAGTGTATTATTTATGGCACAGGCAGCCATGATCGCTGCAATCTATGTGGTGTTGACAATCGTATTTGCACCATTCAGCTTTGGGGAGGTGCAGGTTCGTATCGCTGAAGCATTGACTATCTTACCGGTATTTACTCCGGCAGCTATTCCGGGACTATTCATCGGATGTCTGATTGGTAACATCCTCGGTGGTGCGCTTCTTCCGGATATTATTTTCGGAAGCCTTGCAACGTTAATCGGTGCGTTATTTACTTATTTGTTACGTAAAAGATCAAAATTCCTTGCACCACTTCCTCCGATTTTGGCAAATATTGTCGTTGTTCCTTTTGTACTTCGCTATGCTTACGGTGTACTACTCCCAATCCCATTTATGATGCTCACAGTCGGCATCGGCGAGATTATTTCATGCGGTGTACTGGGAATGATTGTATATACTGCCTTACACAAATATCAATATATACTTTTTAAAAAACAAGTCTCATAGTAAAAAATAGGAAAGAGTGATGATATTCTCTTTCCTATTTTTTTATATGTTTTTCACTTGACATATATAGTCTACCGATATATTATATAGTTAAACTATATATAGTTATCCTACACATAAAAAGGAGGTATTTCAATGTCAATTGATAAAACATTAGTTTCAGGGAGTGTTACGATGCTCCTTCTCAAGCTTTTGTCGGAAAAGGATATGTATGGGTACGAGATGATTTCCACATTACGTGAGCGTTCACAGAATGTTTTCGAACTGAAAGCCGGTTCCTTATATCCTTTGCTTCACAATCTGGAAGGAAAGAATATTGTGGCTTCTTACGAGAAAGAGGTACTTGGAAAAGTACGAAAGTATTATCACATAACCAAAGAGGGGCATGCATTATTGGTTCAGAAACAAGAAGAATGGAACGAATATGTCGGTGCTGTAGCCGACGTCATGTTATTGGAGGTGTAATCTATATGGAGGAATATTTGAAAACTTTATTAGAACAAATCCGCTGTAAAAAAGCACATGCTTCCATTTATCATGAAATCAGGGGGCACATCGAAGAACAGGTGGCAGACAATATAGCAGAGGACATGAGCAAAGACGATGCTTTAAAAGCGGCGCTAAATGATATGGGGGATCCTGTTCAGACAGGTGTGGAGATGGATCAGCTCCATCGCCCGCAGATGGCTTGGCGCATAATTGTGGCAATCGGTATACTGACACTTTTCAGCATTTTGATACAGTATCTCGTCACGAGATATATTCCAGACAATAACGCATATTTTTTCCGCCATCATATATTTAATGCAATAATCAGTTTTAGTGCGATGATTGTAGTCTATAGGATCGATTACAGCCTGATCGGAAAATATTCCAAGTGGATTGCCACGATCTTCCTATTGTTTTTCGCTTTCCAAATATTTATAGTGGAGATGCGCCTCAACGGAACTCTTTATATGCGCATTTTATCCAAAGTGCTTATAATGTCACCGTTGTTCTTTCTGTACGTGCCGCTTTTCGGCGCAATCCTATATCAGTATCGAGGAAAGGGCTGGCGTGTTGTTCCAAAAATTTTCATTTGGATGGCTCTTCCGCTTTTTTTAACGCTGGAACTGCCGAATCTCGGGGTAACCATTTCACTATTTTTCATGCTGGCAAGCCTATTGACCATTGCTGTATGGAAAGGATGGTTTACATTCCATAAAAAGAAATTTTTGACGGCATTTTGGGGAATCTCTATTTCATTCCCGATTGCCAGTGTTGCGATTCTGATGCAGACCGGAAAGCCTGCGCCATATCAGACCGCACGTATTCACGCATTGTTTGATCCTACGGTGGAAAACCATACACTGCAAACACTCCGCAGTATCGTAACAAACAGCGCTTTTATCGGCGCAAGCAATAAGAAATCACTGCTGCAAGAAGGGCAAAACAGTGATTATATTCTATCCACACTTTCCGCTTATTACGGAATATTAGCGGCTCTTGTTGCCGTTCTTCTTATTTTCTTATTGATCAGAAAAATATTCCAGATTTCTTCCTCACAGAAAAATCAGCTTGGAATGATGATGGGATACGGATGTGGAATGGTATTTTTTGTCTCCGCTTTTTGGAATGTGCTAGTTACACTTGGACTTGTATTTCCTACCTACACTTTTTTACCATTTTTCTCCTATGGGGGCGTTACTATGGTTGTAACTTACATTCTTCTGGGAATTGTACTCAGCATTTATCGGTACAAAAATGTGTTATCCGACACATACATGTACAAAAAAAATTGGGATGTCGCCTAAGCGATACCCCAATTTTTTTCTTATTTCACATATCCGATAAACGTATGACCACTTCCAGCTACCATAGAATCAATTTCTTCTGCTGTACTTGTGTGGACTCCTCCATCTGCCGGATCAATATAAGTGACTGTTGATGTGTCATATCCGATCAAAAGTACTGCATTGGAACTGTCTGTCATTGCAATGACCGGAGTTCCTCTTCCGATAATATAAAGCATCTCCTCTGTTGTGCATCCAGTCAGATCCATTCCCTCTCCGCCGGAATATTCACTTAGAATATCAATTGCCGATTTACCCGCGTTCATCTCCTCTGCCACATTGACGTTCTTGCCCTCCAGCGCCAAAATTTGGCGAATACATGCCGCAAAGGTCGACTCACCTTCCTGAACCGTAAATCCTTCCATCTCCACCTCATACCGAAGATCGCGGTTTCCTCTCTCCCAGACGTACGCCTGATCTGAAGATACCACTACGCCTGATACCTCATCGGCCTTTTGAACTGCATACCCGGCTTTGTCATATAAGCCAAGCATCTGTCCAAGACCGTATACATAGAATTTTCCTTTTTCACTCTCACTGTCAAATGCAACCGTTGTAGGATTCTCATACAATACCTGCTTCGGTTTTAAAATCTTTGGTTTCTTATCATCAATACCATCTGCATATACAAGTCGGTATTGCAGCTCTTTCAAACTGGTCGAGTATTCCTGTAAAGAAATATTGCTCTCTGCCTTCTCCTCATTATTTGTAATATAATCTCTGTCTATTGAAGTATAAGTATCTCCGCTTTTTGTCACACGGTTCAATGTGATCATATTGTTTTCCACAAATACATCTGAAATATAAACATTTTCAAATTCATATGTCTTTACAATCTTGTCATCAGAGTCCTTGATTTCCAGCTTGTACATTGGAAGTATCTCAGAACCGGACACTGTTTTCCCTGCATCTGACGCTCTTAAGGTTCCATACACAAAGTCTTCTGAGATAAATCCAAGAGGTCGTATATTTTCACCTTCTGCCGCTGTCACCTTCTGTGTCTCTCCGGTCATGAAATTCAAAATAGTCACTTCCGTAGAATCATTGAGTCCTCCATTATCCTGGTAAGCAATCAGATGTCCGTCGTCTCCCGCAACGTACTGACCTTCTGCTAACGATTCTACAACCGCTTCTTTTTCACCGGTCTTCAAATTTACTTTATAAATAGTTCCGTCCACTAACACATACAACATGTTCTGTTCATTGTTGTAATATACCAGTTTCCCAAGCTCCTCTTCTGCAATTGCAAAAGATTTATTACTTGGAATAAACGCTTTCTCTTCCACAACATTTTGAGACAGATTAAAGTAGTAAATCGCCGCACCTACTTCTCCTTCATGTTCCCCACGGTTCATATAGCCATAGACTGCAAATGTCGTATTTCCATCCTTATCCATGGAAATAATTTTGATCGCATGCTGGTCATACAGATTCCGCACATCTTCTTTCTCCGTATCTGCAAAACTAAATACAAGCGCCAACGAATCTTCATTCTTATCAAAGCACCACAGTTCTCTCTCCTGAATAAATGACACAATACTTCCGTCCTCATTTGTCTCATATTGAACATTTTTCGGAACAATTCCAAGGTTGATTCCTTTTCCCGATAAAATCTGGTTAGAAGACTCCAATATCTGATTCATCGTCCTGTCATAATCCAAAAGATAAAGCTTTCCTTTCAGATAGCGCACACGGAAGAATTCTCTTACATTATATGTCTCCTGATCATTGTCGTCTCCTTTACACTTAACTTGATATTTCAACTGAATCGCCGTGTAAGTAGAATTTGTTTCTTTAATATCCCACTGGATATCGCAGGAAATCTCAGGTGAAAGTTTTCCCCATGTGACATGATCCAGATCTGAATGGATCGTCACATGTTGAAGTGTGGTATTATCTCCCTCTTCATTTGGTTCAATCACAGCTGTAATACTGTCTGTGTCTGACTTATTCAACATATTCGTGTGAAGTGTGTTCGCAAAATCAATACATTCCTTCACATAGTATTCATCTGACTTCACAATTCTTGTATAATAGCGAATTTTATTGTCTTTATCTATGTTCAATGTAATCTTCAAAACACCTTCTGTCCCCTCGGTCAGAACATTTCCGACACCCAAGGTCATTGTTTCTTTAAGTGTCTTCTCCGTCTTTTGTAAAAGCCGGTCCTCTCCGTTTAATGTATATACCTCATACGTAAGCGACTCCGGATCCATCTCATACAAATTCATACGAATCTCTACTGTGTTATCTGCATTCACTGGTGTGATCGTATCGCGCATTGCCGGAATATTCATCTCATCCTTATATCCCACAAGATGATTGATTTCATCTCCGTCCGTCACAAAGGAAATCGTCGGGAATGTCGCCGCATTCATCTCGACTGTCATGTCAGAATTGCCCTGATTCGTGATAAAACTGAACACGATCACAGCAACGATAAAAACAGCCGTCAAAACCCCTATTTTAATGACTCTGTCTTTCATTTACTATACCTCTTTTTCTTCTAATAGCTTTTTCAATGTAGGCGCGATATTCAAAAACTGCTCGCAGGCCTCCAATTTCTCCCCATTCTTTTTTTGATTCCCACTCTTCACCGCACGAATCAGGATATTTTTTGGCGTATGCTCCATATCGATAAACTCTAAAATCTGTGCATCATAGCCTTGTCCTTCCAAATATTCCGCCCGCATCGCATCGGTCACAAGTGCTGCCAATCGCTCCTTGATCAGACCATATTTCAGGATCGGTGCAAGAGTCTCATTTTTGATCTGCCTGTTCAATTCATGCTGACAACACGGAACGGATAAGATTACCTTTGCATTCCATCCGACCGCTTTTGCAAGCGCAAAATCTGTTGCAGTGTCACAGGCATGCAGCGTCACGACCATGTCCACTTCATTCACGCCCGTATAGTCCGCAATATTTCCCTCCAAAAACTTCAGCTTTTTATATCCATATTTTTCACTCAGTTCATTACAATGACGTATCACCTCTTTTTTCAGGTCTAATCCTATAATACGAACATCTATCTGTTTTAATTCATGCAGATAATAATACATTGCAAATGTCAGATAAGATTTTCCACATCCGAAATCAAGAATTGTCACTTCCTTGTCCCTGTCAAGCTGTGGCAGGATATCTTCTATAAATTCCAGAAACCGGTTAATCTGACGAAACTTGTCGAATTTTGTCCTGACAATCTTTCCTTCTGCCGTCATGACTCCCAAATCCTGCAGAAACGGAACTGTTGTTCCTTCCTCTAAAATATACCGCTTACTTCTATTATGAGAAAGATCCACTTCTTTTACACAGCCAGTCTGCTGCTTTTTCTGAATCGTCACCTTCCCTTTTTTACTCACAAGCACTGTGTATTTTACTGTTTTTGTCTCCATCTGCATCTGGCGAAACTTTTCCATATATCCGCACAGTACAGACACCGCCTGAGCTGCATCACAATTTTCATGAAACACCTGATTGTTTTGGTGTTCCTCACACTGAAACAGCAACACTCCCTTTTTCAAAATCGGTCTTACCTTCACTTTTTTTAGCCCGTCTTTCTCTCGCGGATTGCTAAGCGTTGCTGCAATAAAATCTATATTCAAACTCTGTTGTAACAGTTCTTTTATTTTTTCCATAAAACTGACCTCTTTTACTTTTTTCAACTATCACCCATTATTCTACAAGTTCTGCACCCGAAACGCAAGAAAGACAAGGAATTTTTTCATCCCCTGCCTTTCATTTTGTTACTAAACCGTAACCTCTTTTAAGATTTTGTCACACTTTGTCCGACAACCGCCTTCGGAAATACGATCGTAACCTTGAATAAATCTCCATCCAGATACAGTTCAAATTTTCCGCCCTGTAATTCTGTCAGATTCTTTGCAATCGAAAGACCAAGACCACTGCCTTCCGTACTTCTTGATACATCTCCCCGGATAAACCGCTCGGTCAGCTCATCTGCCGAGATATTTAATGGCTGCTCAGAGATATTCTTCAACGAAAACTCCACTGTATGCTCTTTTTCAATCAAATCCGCATAAACTCTCGTACCTTCCAGCGCGTATTTTGCCGCATTGTTATAAATATTCTCAATTACACGCCACATCCGTCTTCCATCGGTGCGGACCATAACCGGCTTCTCCGGAACATTCAGCACAATCTGAAGATTTCGCTTTTCAAATTTCTCCGCAAACTCACCGGTTGTCTGATTAATCATTTCCACAAAATTGATATTCATATATTCCATCGTAATATTTCCACTGCTAATCTTCGACGCTTCTACCACATCCTCCGTCAGATGTTTCAGCCTCTGGGCCTTCGCCTCCAGAATATCCAAATATCCTTGAATCTTCGGATCTTGAATATTTTCACGTTTCAACAAATCAACATAATTAATGATTGATGTAAGCGGTGTCTTAATGTCATGAGATACGTTTGTGATCAGATCCGTCTTCAAACGCTCATCTTTCATACTTTTCTCTACCGCTTTGCTCAAGCCTTCCCCGATATGGTTGATGTGCAATGCCATATCAAGTTCATCATCTTTCAAGCCCTTCGTCGGAATCTGATACTCTACATTTCCATCTGCAATGTGACGAATTCCATCTTTGAGTCTCTGTCTTGCAATCGCTTTTCGGATCAGATAATACAGCGTCACTCCCTCAACGAGGAACATGACAAACATCCAGCCGCCGGTTCCCATTGTACCGATCGCAATCCAGTGTACCACAATAAATGCCAGTGCACCTACTGTCACTTTAAATGTGCAGCTTCTATATGCAAAAAACTTCTTCAGACCACGAATCAGCCAGCGCAGAACACTGTTCTTCCACAGCATTTTCGCCTTAATTCTTCGAACAATACTCAGATAGCCGATAAAAAATGCCGCACAGCATAAAAGCATCGCAAAACCTAGCAAGATCCAATCATCATCTAAAAATCCTCGTTCCAAAATCGTCGCCGCATAGGTTCGATATCCATTGCTCCAGTATTTCACACCCCACGTGTCAATAAGCGCATAGACAAAAGAGAGTGCCAACACCCACACACCAGCAATCAACGCAAGCGCAAGCTCCGTCTTAACCCGGTCAAACCACATAAGGTGCACACCTTCATCTTTTCGAGTGC comes from Coprococcus phoceensis and encodes:
- a CDS encoding cysteine peptidase family C39 domain-containing protein, with translation MKDRVIKIGVLTAVFIVAVIVFSFITNQGNSDMTVEMNAATFPTISFVTDGDEINHLVGYKDEMNIPAMRDTITPVNADNTVEIRMNLYEMDPESLTYEVYTLNGEDRLLQKTEKTLKETMTLGVGNVLTEGTEGVLKITLNIDKDNKIRYYTRIVKSDEYYVKECIDFANTLHTNMLNKSDTDSITAVIEPNEEGDNTTLQHVTIHSDLDHVTWGKLSPEISCDIQWDIKETNSTYTAIQLKYQVKCKGDDNDQETYNVREFFRVRYLKGKLYLLDYDRTMNQILESSNQILSGKGINLGIVPKNVQYETNEDGSIVSFIQERELWCFDKNEDSLALVFSFADTEKEDVRNLYDQHAIKIISMDKDGNTTFAVYGYMNRGEHEGEVGAAIYYFNLSQNVVEEKAFIPSNKSFAIAEEELGKLVYYNNEQNMLYVLVDGTIYKVNLKTGEKEAVVESLAEGQYVAGDDGHLIAYQDNGGLNDSTEVTILNFMTGETQKVTAAEGENIRPLGFISEDFVYGTLRASDAGKTVSGSEILPMYKLEIKDSDDKIVKTYEFENVYISDVFVENNMITLNRVTKSGDTYTSIDRDYITNNEEKAESNISLQEYSTSLKELQYRLVYADGIDDKKPKILKPKQVLYENPTTVAFDSESEKGKFYVYGLGQMLGLYDKAGYAVQKADEVSGVVVSSDQAYVWERGNRDLRYEVEMEGFTVQEGESTFAACIRQILALEGKNVNVAEEMNAGKSAIDILSEYSGGEGMDLTGCTTEEMLYIIGRGTPVIAMTDSSNAVLLIGYDTSTVTYIDPADGGVHTSTAEEIDSMVAGSGHTFIGYVK
- a CDS encoding class I SAM-dependent methyltransferase, with amino-acid sequence MEKIKELLQQSLNIDFIAATLSNPREKDGLKKVKVRPILKKGVLLFQCEEHQNNQVFHENCDAAQAVSVLCGYMEKFRQMQMETKTVKYTVLVSKKGKVTIQKKQQTGCVKEVDLSHNRSKRYILEEGTTVPFLQDLGVMTAEGKIVRTKFDKFRQINRFLEFIEDILPQLDRDKEVTILDFGCGKSYLTFAMYYYLHELKQIDVRIIGLDLKKEVIRHCNELSEKYGYKKLKFLEGNIADYTGVNEVDMVVTLHACDTATDFALAKAVGWNAKVILSVPCCQHELNRQIKNETLAPILKYGLIKERLAALVTDAMRAEYLEGQGYDAQILEFIDMEHTPKNILIRAVKSGNQKKNGEKLEACEQFLNIAPTLKKLLEEKEV
- a CDS encoding histidine kinase dimerization/phospho-acceptor domain-containing protein, which gives rise to MKHWYKSAPMKGILLILEHIFAVLAVLCVVFILIYPGQEYGKNLNDLSKGEYKETRGFEENLQSASHTILNQIDLQKNFETDGKYDANKLVDIMAYMDSQKITGEDESGIAYRLGDLSDWIDNWGTEESSGDSIIVCKKADGTYAYYTEEEFAQLFKEGLKFSDDTSDVDQMEELEDGYVEENYYDEDVMQVLDADGKVVYTDCWNMTAIPERYMTADGKSLLQIVNENPKWNGKLSEIYRALSNTLSNLESELSAYEQFQEYWTEGNTNLTYIFADFNSGKLYTNRQVYTDINNMQEYVKNLTESGKYVVVTPKLADFKTNLDTEADNWSSRTMAGTDNYMYVVSVDTKYPIQDSFYLQNKLFDKYAPMINTMLAVALVSIAGFFIGFVWLTIIAGRTRKDEGVHLMWFDRVKTELALALIAGVWVLALSFVYALIDTWGVKYWSNGYRTYAATILERGFLDDDWILLGFAMLLCCAAFFIGYLSIVRRIKAKMLWKNSVLRWLIRGLKKFFAYRSCTFKVTVGALAFIVVHWIAIGTMGTGGWMFVMFLVEGVTLYYLIRKAIARQRLKDGIRHIADGNVEYQIPTKGLKDDELDMALHINHIGEGLSKAVEKSMKDERLKTDLITNVSHDIKTPLTSIINYVDLLKRENIQDPKIQGYLDILEAKAQRLKHLTEDVVEASKISSGNITMEYMNINFVEMINQTTGEFAEKFEKRNLQIVLNVPEKPVMVRTDGRRMWRVIENIYNNAAKYALEGTRVYADLIEKEHTVEFSLKNISEQPLNISADELTERFIRGDVSRSTEGSGLGLSIAKNLTELQGGKFELYLDGDLFKVTIVFPKAVVGQSVTKS